The Maniola hyperantus chromosome 2, iAphHyp1.2, whole genome shotgun sequence genome includes a region encoding these proteins:
- the LOC117990759 gene encoding dual specificity phosphatase 29-like isoform X1, whose product MSYRDSYSIYPRSHSYSAANEQRVGSDLRTLMSYGSSPSSVLSSLSSLRSRPYTGVSSLGSLGGGVTYSPTPDVNEVYPGLFVGDAVAAKDKAFLRRMGINYVLNTAEGKRYTQVDTDHMYYRDCPGLHYKGFQLMDLPTTDISKYFHIAASFIDEGISRGSRVLVHCMMGVSRSATCAIAFLMIKRGMSLTEALCQVRSRRDIHPNDGFIRQLQDLDRELRLSRVR is encoded by the exons ATGAGCTACAGGGATTCC TACTCCATCTATCCGAGGTCTCATTCATACAGTGCAGCTAATGAGCAACGTGTAGGCTCCGACTTAAGGACATTAATG AGTTATGGGTCCTCGCCCTCATCAGTGCTGAGCTCCCTGTCGTCTCTGCGATCAAGACCCTACACCGGCGTGAGCAGTCTGGGCAGCTTGGGCGGCGGCGTTACGTACAGCCCTACTCCAGATGTCAACGAAGTTTACCCTGGACTTTTTGTTGGAGATGC GGTCGCTGCAAAAGACAAGGCATTCCTACGTCGGATGGGTATCAACTATGTCCTCAACACAGCCGAGGGTAAACGCTACACGCAAGTCGACACCGACCACATGTACTACAGAGACTGTCCAGGCCTGCATTACAAGGGCTTCCAGTTGATGGATCTGCCGACTACCGACATATCCAAGTACTTCCACATCGCTGCCAGCTTTATTGATGAGGGAATCTCCAGGGgaa GTCGCGTGCTCGTGCACTGTATGATGGGGGTATCTCGATCAGCGACTTGCGCGATCGCGTTTTTGATGATCAAGCGCGGGATGAGCTTGACAGAGGCCCTCTGTCAAGTCCGCTCCCGGCGGGACATCCACCCCAATGACGGCTTCATCCGTCAGCTGCAGGACCTCGACAGGGAGCTTCGCCTCTCCCGGGTGCGCTGA
- the LOC117990759 gene encoding dual specificity phosphatase 29-like isoform X2: MSYRDSSYGSSPSSVLSSLSSLRSRPYTGVSSLGSLGGGVTYSPTPDVNEVYPGLFVGDAVAAKDKAFLRRMGINYVLNTAEGKRYTQVDTDHMYYRDCPGLHYKGFQLMDLPTTDISKYFHIAASFIDEGISRGSRVLVHCMMGVSRSATCAIAFLMIKRGMSLTEALCQVRSRRDIHPNDGFIRQLQDLDRELRLSRVR, from the exons ATGAGCTACAGGGATTCC AGTTATGGGTCCTCGCCCTCATCAGTGCTGAGCTCCCTGTCGTCTCTGCGATCAAGACCCTACACCGGCGTGAGCAGTCTGGGCAGCTTGGGCGGCGGCGTTACGTACAGCCCTACTCCAGATGTCAACGAAGTTTACCCTGGACTTTTTGTTGGAGATGC GGTCGCTGCAAAAGACAAGGCATTCCTACGTCGGATGGGTATCAACTATGTCCTCAACACAGCCGAGGGTAAACGCTACACGCAAGTCGACACCGACCACATGTACTACAGAGACTGTCCAGGCCTGCATTACAAGGGCTTCCAGTTGATGGATCTGCCGACTACCGACATATCCAAGTACTTCCACATCGCTGCCAGCTTTATTGATGAGGGAATCTCCAGGGgaa GTCGCGTGCTCGTGCACTGTATGATGGGGGTATCTCGATCAGCGACTTGCGCGATCGCGTTTTTGATGATCAAGCGCGGGATGAGCTTGACAGAGGCCCTCTGTCAAGTCCGCTCCCGGCGGGACATCCACCCCAATGACGGCTTCATCCGTCAGCTGCAGGACCTCGACAGGGAGCTTCGCCTCTCCCGGGTGCGCTGA